From Mucilaginibacter rubeus, a single genomic window includes:
- a CDS encoding glycosyltransferase family protein, with product MKILFGIQGTGNGHISRAREIVPLLQQYGEVDLLVSGTEAEVSLSQPLKYKFHGVSFVFGTNGGVDNWATWKIMNLRQFQRDLRSLPLKQYDLIINDFEPVSAWACKLKGVPSVSLSHQCSFVSPNTPRPEKKDPFAQWLLKNYSPTTYHVGFHFERYDTFINTPVIRSEIRQMETSDLGHYTVYLPAYDDKTLLKYLSTQKEVKWQVFSKRQKQAYQSGNVEIFPVNNEAFNKSLASCTGLLTGGGFEGPAEALFLQKKVMMIPMKGQYEQQCNALSASKLGVPVVSEINEKFNGHLSNWINDSKKIIVDFPDETAAIVDKLVKQYARV from the coding sequence ATGAAGATACTGTTTGGTATACAGGGAACAGGTAATGGCCATATCAGCCGGGCAAGGGAAATTGTGCCCCTGCTGCAACAATACGGTGAAGTTGATCTGCTGGTGAGCGGCACCGAAGCGGAAGTCTCGTTATCTCAGCCCCTGAAATATAAGTTTCATGGCGTAAGTTTTGTATTTGGCACTAATGGTGGCGTAGATAACTGGGCCACCTGGAAAATCATGAACCTGCGCCAGTTTCAACGCGATTTGCGGAGCCTCCCCCTGAAACAGTATGATCTTATCATCAACGATTTTGAACCTGTAAGTGCCTGGGCCTGCAAATTAAAAGGCGTGCCGTCTGTTTCATTAAGCCATCAGTGTTCATTTGTTTCACCCAATACGCCGAGGCCCGAAAAAAAGGACCCTTTTGCGCAATGGCTTTTAAAAAACTATTCACCTACTACTTATCATGTAGGGTTCCATTTTGAGCGTTATGATACTTTTATCAATACGCCCGTGATCCGCAGCGAGATCAGGCAGATGGAAACTTCTGATCTGGGGCATTATACCGTTTATTTACCGGCATATGACGATAAAACCCTGCTGAAGTACCTGAGTACACAAAAAGAGGTTAAATGGCAGGTGTTTTCAAAACGGCAAAAACAAGCCTATCAGTCTGGTAACGTGGAGATCTTCCCGGTAAATAATGAGGCTTTCAATAAAAGTTTGGCCAGCTGCACCGGCTTGCTTACCGGCGGTGGCTTTGAAGGCCCTGCCGAAGCTTTGTTTTTACAAAAGAAGGTAATGATGATACCCATGAAAGGGCAATATGAGCAGCAATGCAACGCGCTTTCGGCGTCTAAACTGGGCGTTCCGGTGGTGAGTGAAATCAATGAAAAATTCAACGGCCATTTAAGTAATTGGATAAACGACAGCAAAAAAATCATCGTTGATTTTCCTGACGAAACAGCCGCTATTGTTGATAAACTGGTAAAGCAATACGCAAGAGTTTAA
- a CDS encoding UDP-2,3-diacylglucosamine diphosphatase: MAKREVDIVVISDVHLGTYGCHAKELLKYLKSIKPKILILNGDIIDIWQFSKSYWPEAHMKVVRRILKFVTDGIPVYYLTGNHDEMLRKFTDFNMGTFQLLDKLVLNIDGKKAWIFHGDVFDVTMQHSKWLAKLGAVGYDTLILINSFVNWFLTAIGRQKMSFSQKVKASFKEAVKFINQFEQTAADLAVDKQYSYVICGHIHHAEIREITSTQNNGSVLYLNSGDWVESLSALEYNDGKWEVFRYKPDDFNTDADEEDKTDSEDLNAMLDVKNLLERFKHEHD, encoded by the coding sequence ATGGCAAAACGCGAAGTTGATATTGTAGTAATATCTGATGTGCACCTTGGTACTTACGGCTGTCACGCAAAAGAATTGCTTAAATATTTAAAAAGCATCAAGCCCAAAATCCTTATCCTGAACGGCGATATTATTGATATTTGGCAATTTAGTAAATCGTACTGGCCCGAAGCACACATGAAAGTGGTGCGCCGTATCCTCAAGTTTGTTACTGATGGTATCCCGGTTTATTATTTAACCGGCAACCATGACGAAATGCTGCGGAAGTTTACCGATTTTAACATGGGCACTTTTCAGCTGCTTGATAAACTTGTGCTCAATATCGACGGAAAAAAAGCCTGGATTTTTCACGGGGACGTGTTTGACGTTACCATGCAGCACTCTAAATGGCTTGCCAAACTGGGTGCGGTGGGTTATGATACGCTTATTTTGATTAACAGTTTTGTGAACTGGTTCCTGACAGCTATTGGCAGGCAGAAAATGAGCTTTTCGCAAAAGGTGAAAGCCAGTTTTAAAGAGGCTGTAAAATTCATAAACCAGTTTGAACAAACCGCGGCCGACCTGGCTGTTGATAAGCAATACAGCTATGTAATTTGTGGCCACATTCACCACGCCGAGATCAGGGAAATTACATCAACCCAAAATAACGGTTCGGTACTTTATCTAAACTCTGGCGATTGGGTAGAAAGCCTGAGTGCACTGGAGTATAACGACGGAAAGTGGGAAGTATTCAGGTATAAGCCTGATGATTTCAATACCGATGCGGATGAAGAAGATAAAACCGATTCGGAAGATTTGAACGCCATGCTTGATGTTAAAAACCTGCTGGAGCGTTTTAAGCACGAACACGATTAA
- a CDS encoding DinB family protein: MSIAKERKAIDAALDEYRKQLDIIPDELFDVTPPNGGWSFAEVYSHIMQATLGSSIALERCTHGNCEPTKKGINWEGRILLLLGKFPPVKTTVPNTVSDKMAANKISKEDAKNLIIKCRKRVDTTMPLIAGSSPANKYKHPRLGMLNAKQWFKFIRIHLQHHLKQLDRIKNKFSAAK, from the coding sequence ATGAGTATTGCCAAAGAACGTAAAGCTATTGATGCAGCCCTTGATGAATACCGCAAACAACTGGATATCATACCCGATGAGTTGTTTGATGTTACTCCGCCAAACGGCGGCTGGTCGTTTGCGGAGGTGTATAGTCACATTATGCAGGCTACGCTTGGTTCATCAATAGCGCTTGAACGTTGTACGCATGGTAATTGCGAGCCCACCAAAAAAGGCATTAACTGGGAAGGTAGGATCTTGCTGCTGCTGGGTAAGTTTCCGCCCGTTAAAACAACCGTTCCTAATACGGTAAGCGATAAAATGGCTGCCAATAAAATCAGTAAGGAAGATGCTAAAAACCTGATCATAAAATGCCGTAAACGGGTTGACACTACCATGCCGCTTATTGCAGGTTCTTCGCCGGCCAATAAATACAAACATCCCCGCCTGGGTATGCTTAATGCCAAACAATGGTTTAAGTTTATCCGCATCCATTTACAGCACCACTTAAAACAGCTCGACAGGATAAAAAATAAATTTAGCGCAGCAAAGTAA
- a CDS encoding YjjG family noncanonical pyrimidine nucleotidase: MKQYKHIFFDLDHTIWDFDKNAEEALQELYVIHQLGEIGLQSAELFIETYTRNNHRLWAQYHVGEITKDELREARFKSTFIDLGLHPDLMPLDFEDEYVKLCPTKTNLFPHAHETLQYLQSKYILHLISNGFKDSTRIKIAGTDLAKYFQNIIISEDIGVNKPDKAIFQYALDLAGASKAESVMIGDSIEADIRGALNFGMDAIYFNPFNLEKPDDVTVQIAHLKELTLLL; encoded by the coding sequence ATGAAACAATATAAACACATCTTCTTTGACCTTGACCATACCATTTGGGATTTTGATAAAAATGCTGAGGAAGCTTTGCAGGAGTTATATGTTATCCATCAACTTGGTGAGATAGGGCTGCAATCTGCCGAATTGTTTATTGAAACTTATACCCGCAATAATCACCGGCTTTGGGCGCAATACCATGTTGGAGAGATCACCAAAGATGAATTGCGCGAAGCCCGTTTCAAGTCAACTTTTATTGATCTTGGCCTGCACCCCGACCTGATGCCGCTTGATTTTGAGGATGAGTACGTAAAACTTTGCCCTACTAAAACCAACCTGTTTCCGCACGCGCACGAAACCTTGCAATACCTGCAATCGAAGTATATCCTGCACCTGATCTCAAATGGATTTAAAGATTCAACCCGCATAAAAATCGCTGGAACAGATCTTGCAAAATATTTTCAAAACATCATCATTTCTGAAGATATAGGTGTCAATAAACCCGATAAAGCGATATTTCAGTATGCGCTTGACCTGGCTGGCGCGTCAAAAGCCGAAAGCGTAATGATAGGGGATAGCATAGAGGCCGATATTCGCGGGGCGTTGAATTTTGGTATGGACGCCATTTATTTTAACCCTTTTAACCTCGAAAAGCCGGATGATGTAACCGTGCAGATTGCTCATTTAAAAGAGTTAACTTTACTTTTATGA
- the upp gene encoding uracil phosphoribosyltransferase: protein MIFVLNKTDTIANQFLAELRDAVIQQDKERFRRNQERLGAILAYELSKSLHYETKEIQTPLGTASVNMLADEPVLGIILRAGLPFHHGFMQFFDQASSAFITAYRKVKRNGSFLIQVDHIATPNLDDKIFILCDTMLATGQSVVAVCKELMAQYSIKELHIAAVIASTEGVAHVKANLPKAKIWVCAVDDEMTSKAYIVPGLGDAGDLAFGEKA from the coding sequence ATGATTTTCGTCCTCAATAAAACCGATACCATTGCCAACCAGTTTCTGGCCGAATTGCGGGATGCAGTTATCCAGCAGGATAAAGAGCGCTTCAGGCGCAACCAGGAGCGGTTGGGCGCTATACTGGCTTATGAGCTAAGCAAATCATTACATTACGAAACAAAAGAAATTCAGACCCCGCTTGGCACTGCCAGCGTTAACATGCTGGCCGACGAGCCGGTATTGGGCATTATATTAAGGGCTGGTTTGCCGTTTCATCATGGCTTTATGCAATTTTTTGACCAAGCGTCATCGGCGTTTATTACCGCGTACCGCAAAGTGAAACGCAATGGCAGCTTCCTGATCCAGGTTGATCATATCGCTACACCTAACCTTGATGATAAGATTTTTATTTTGTGCGATACCATGCTGGCCACAGGGCAAAGCGTTGTAGCCGTTTGCAAGGAGCTGATGGCCCAATACTCCATAAAAGAACTGCATATTGCTGCCGTAATTGCCAGTACCGAAGGCGTGGCGCACGTAAAAGCAAATCTGCCCAAAGCCAAAATTTGGGTTTGCGCTGTTGATGACGAAATGACCAGCAAAGCTTACATTGTACCAGGCTTAGGCGACGCCGGAGATCTGGCCTTTGGAGAGAAAGCGTAG
- a CDS encoding GNAT family N-acetyltransferase, which translates to MNTTPVISSLNNTYCQQIIDIILPIQQIEFNVPITLEAQPDLLDIESNYHQTGGNFWGATYNEQLVGTIALIAFGDNAAAIRKMFVLKEYRGKELGIAQLLLDNLIAYCRQNNITSIYLGTVEVLKAAHRFYERNGFTRLAKHDLPESFPLMAADTIFYELHLNN; encoded by the coding sequence ATGAATACTACACCGGTTATAAGCTCATTAAACAATACCTATTGCCAGCAAATCATTGATATCATTTTGCCAATTCAGCAAATAGAGTTTAACGTGCCCATTACACTTGAAGCCCAGCCCGACTTGTTGGATATTGAATCAAACTACCACCAAACCGGCGGCAATTTTTGGGGAGCTACATATAATGAACAACTTGTTGGCACTATAGCCCTGATTGCTTTTGGAGATAATGCCGCGGCTATCCGCAAAATGTTTGTGCTTAAAGAATACCGCGGCAAGGAGCTGGGCATTGCGCAACTATTGCTGGATAATCTCATAGCCTATTGCAGGCAAAACAATATTACATCCATTTACTTAGGGACTGTTGAAGTGCTGAAAGCCGCTCATCGCTTTTATGAAAGAAATGGCTTTACACGGCTTGCCAAGCATGATTTACCAGAATCATTCCCGCTTATGGCTGCGGATACTATTTTTTATGAATTACATTTGAACAATTAA
- a CDS encoding MarR family transcriptional regulator — MNVIDESGILAISTRLQRLAEQLRKEGVLIYKANNIEFEPKWFPVIYTLHFKPMLSVVEIAAEIGYTHPSTISLLKELEKEKLIRSKKDKADERKRLITLTTKGQELIERMKPVWEIIKAAAAEIADTQNNLMKAITEAEEKLKQQSFLDRALRLKAKM, encoded by the coding sequence ATGAATGTTATTGACGAATCGGGAATTTTAGCGATTTCAACAAGGCTGCAGCGCCTGGCCGAGCAGCTGCGTAAAGAAGGCGTACTCATTTACAAAGCCAACAATATTGAATTTGAACCCAAATGGTTCCCGGTTATTTATACGTTGCATTTTAAGCCGATGCTGAGCGTGGTAGAAATTGCAGCCGAAATTGGATACACTCATCCTTCAACAATAAGCCTGTTAAAAGAGTTGGAAAAAGAAAAACTCATCCGCTCAAAAAAAGATAAGGCCGACGAAAGGAAGCGGCTTATTACGTTAACAACAAAAGGCCAGGAACTTATAGAACGTATGAAACCGGTTTGGGAAATTATAAAAGCAGCCGCCGCCGAAATTGCCGATACCCAGAACAACCTGATGAAGGCCATTACCGAAGCCGAAGAAAAATTAAAACAGCAAAGTTTTTTGGATAGGGCACTGCGGTTGAAAGCGAAGATGTAA
- the uvrB gene encoding excinuclease ABC subunit UvrB yields MDFQLTSQYKPTGDQPEAIRQLVEGINNGDQYQTLLGVTGSGKTFTVANIIAQTQKPTLILSHNKTLAAQLYGEFKQFFPENAVNYFVSYYDYYQPEAFIPTTNTYIEKDLQINEEIEKLRLRTTSALMSGRRDVIVVSSISCIYGMGNPDDFADSVFKFAVGTRISRNAFLHRLVEILYARTTADFKRGTFRVKGDTVDIFPAYLDYAYRISFFGDDIEELSTFDIGTGKTLEKMTHMVVYPANLYVAPRERFLQSIWAIQEELETRKKQFIDDGRFLEAKRLEERVNYDLEMIRELGYCSGIENYSRFFDGRKPGARPFCLLDYFPEDYLMVIDESHVTVPQIRAMYGGDRSRKISLVDYGFRLPAALDNRPLNFQEFENLAPQTVYVSATPGDFELEKSGGVVVEQVIRPTGLLDPVIDVRPVINQVDDLLDEVDKTIKKGDRVLVTTLTKRMAEELAKYMDRLGIKCRYIHSEVKTLQRVEILRGLRLGEFDVLIGINLLREGLDLPEVSLVAILDADKEGFLRSERSLIQTIGRAARNDRGRVIMYADTITDSMQITMDETNRRREIQIAYNTLHGITPLTVGKTREEIMEQTSVVDFKGGVQQAYVETDTVTLAADPIVQYMTKADLKKSIDNTKKDMLAAAKNMDFLLAAKLRDEMFALEKMMEEKF; encoded by the coding sequence ATGGATTTTCAATTAACATCTCAATATAAACCCACCGGCGATCAGCCCGAAGCTATACGGCAGCTGGTTGAAGGTATCAACAATGGCGACCAGTATCAAACCCTTTTGGGTGTTACCGGATCGGGCAAAACGTTTACAGTTGCCAATATTATAGCACAAACGCAAAAGCCTACACTCATCCTGAGCCACAATAAAACACTGGCGGCACAGCTGTACGGCGAATTCAAACAGTTTTTCCCCGAAAACGCTGTGAACTATTTTGTATCTTATTACGATTATTATCAGCCGGAGGCGTTTATCCCGACTACAAATACCTACATCGAAAAAGACCTGCAGATCAACGAAGAGATAGAAAAGCTCCGTTTACGTACTACGTCAGCTTTAATGTCGGGCAGGCGCGATGTTATCGTGGTTTCCTCTATATCATGCATCTACGGTATGGGTAACCCTGACGACTTTGCAGATTCGGTTTTCAAATTTGCCGTGGGTACCCGCATCAGCAGGAATGCTTTTTTGCACCGCTTGGTGGAGATTTTATACGCCCGCACCACTGCCGATTTTAAACGCGGAACATTCAGGGTAAAAGGCGACACGGTGGATATTTTTCCGGCCTACCTGGATTACGCCTACCGCATCTCCTTTTTTGGCGATGACATTGAAGAGTTAAGCACCTTTGATATTGGCACCGGGAAAACCCTGGAAAAAATGACGCACATGGTGGTTTATCCGGCCAACCTGTACGTGGCGCCCCGTGAGCGTTTCCTGCAATCCATATGGGCCATACAGGAAGAACTGGAAACCCGTAAAAAGCAATTTATTGACGATGGCCGTTTCCTGGAAGCTAAACGATTGGAAGAAAGGGTTAATTACGACCTAGAAATGATCCGTGAGCTGGGTTACTGTTCAGGTATCGAGAACTATTCCCGCTTTTTTGACGGACGTAAGCCCGGCGCAAGGCCATTCTGCTTGCTTGATTATTTTCCGGAAGATTACCTGATGGTGATTGACGAAAGTCACGTAACCGTTCCGCAGATCAGGGCCATGTATGGCGGTGACCGTTCGCGCAAGATCTCATTGGTAGATTATGGCTTCCGCTTGCCGGCCGCTTTGGATAACCGTCCGCTTAATTTCCAGGAGTTTGAAAACCTGGCCCCGCAAACTGTTTACGTAAGTGCTACCCCGGGCGATTTTGAGCTGGAAAAATCGGGTGGTGTTGTGGTTGAACAGGTTATTCGCCCTACCGGACTCCTTGATCCGGTTATCGATGTTCGCCCGGTAATAAACCAGGTAGACGACCTGCTTGACGAAGTAGATAAAACCATTAAAAAAGGTGATCGTGTATTGGTAACTACGCTTACCAAACGTATGGCCGAAGAATTGGCCAAATACATGGACAGGCTGGGCATTAAATGCCGTTACATCCACTCAGAGGTTAAAACCCTGCAGCGTGTGGAAATTTTACGGGGCCTGCGCCTTGGCGAATTTGATGTACTGATAGGTATCAACCTGCTTCGTGAAGGCCTTGATTTACCAGAAGTATCATTAGTAGCCATTTTAGACGCCGATAAAGAAGGCTTTTTAAGATCGGAACGTTCATTGATCCAGACCATCGGTCGCGCCGCCCGTAATGACCGTGGCCGGGTGATCATGTATGCCGATACCATAACCGATTCGATGCAGATAACGATGGATGAAACCAATCGTCGCCGTGAAATCCAGATAGCCTACAACACATTACACGGCATTACACCGCTAACCGTTGGCAAAACGCGCGAGGAAATTATGGAGCAAACATCGGTGGTTGACTTTAAAGGTGGCGTACAACAGGCCTATGTGGAAACAGATACCGTTACCCTTGCTGCCGACCCTATTGTTCAATACATGACCAAGGCCGATCTGAAAAAATCAATCGACAATACCAAAAAAGATATGCTTGCCGCCGCAAAAAATATGGATTTCCTTTTGGCAGCCAAGCTACGCGACGAAATGTTTGCTTTGGAAAAAATGATGGAGGAGAAGTTTTAG
- a CDS encoding DUF4834 family protein, with product MILIRFLIISICILYIVRSLARYLLPFLFESVVNKAQQQYQQQQRNYNEGPKPDGKVRIDHIPQPKKGSVPDSEGEFVDYEEVK from the coding sequence ATGATTCTTATTCGTTTCCTGATCATATCTATCTGTATATTATACATAGTACGCAGCCTGGCGCGTTACCTGTTGCCATTCCTTTTTGAAAGCGTTGTAAATAAAGCGCAACAACAATATCAACAGCAGCAACGTAATTATAACGAAGGTCCAAAACCTGACGGCAAAGTGAGGATTGACCATATTCCGCAGCCTAAAAAAGGCAGTGTGCCCGATAGCGAAGGTGAGTTTGTTGATTACGAAGAAGTAAAATAA